The nucleotide sequence ccctgcacagacaccccaacaaccccccAGTCCCTGGCTACTCATGACTGTCCCCTGCAAGCCCCTCAGagtttggcagcagcagccgcggGGGAGAGGGGCCCGGAAAGAACTCTGAGATGTTTCTGGGGGCAGTAATTTAGTTTGTCTCTGCTAATTAGGCCAGAACAGCTCCTCCTTCAATTACAAACCTCATCTGCTGACAGGAGCTGCACACCTGGTGTCCTGCAGTCCGGAGCCACAGTGTGGCATTTCCACCCCCACTTCTACATTCCCAAACTTCCCACATTTCTTCTTTGGAATGGCCTGGTTTGATTCTccctggatggggctctgagaaaccCGGTCCAAcagaagatgtccctgcccatggcaggggaattGAGATGAGCCCtaaggtgccttccagcccaaaccattccatgattctgtggttctgtgatctCAGCTGAGCATCTGGATCCCCACCAGGCGCATCACACgtgctcctggctctgcagggaccCTGTGCTTGCCGGGGACACCCCTGTCTTCACTCACCTGTGTTCTCCAAACCACAGTGGCCCACAGAAGCAGCTCCTTTCCATCAAGATgcctcatcctcatcctcattctcatcctcatcctcacgGAGCCCCAGCTCCAAATGTTGTCCAAAGTCACCCtgatttcttcatttgtttCCCTGCCAAGGCTCTGAGCCCCAAGggaaggctggggagggggagctgccCCGGCTCTGCCGTTGCTGGCACGGGAATGCTGCGTCCCCGAGCTCACCTTGGACTTCACAGCGCTGGGACTTGAAAGGCGCTCACGTCTTTAGGAATACTCAAGAATTAGGGAGATAAGACATCAGCTTTAGGCAACACTTCAGCGACAGCTCTCAACAGGACCTCAGTGTTTGACATGTGTTGTATAATATCATAAagggatttttctccttctctccgTCTACAGAGAGGAGTCGATGCAGAGAACTAAAATCCAGCTGTGCTTTataatttcacttttaatgGGCCCGTTCCTGGCTCCAAGGAGGGAGTGACCAGCCCTAGATGGTAGGGATGGCTGGAGAGAGCAATCCCCTTCTGCAGAagacaaacacagcagaaagaaagaaagaacagggCTGGGAGATGATAAATGGTCCAACTTCCCCGGTGCAGGAGCCTCTTCATTAACCGCtccactgctttttttcccctttttgctttggtttttttcctttgcacgtgtctggctgcctgcagctccGTGTGCCCAGGATGTGCTGCCTGCCTGAGGCTGGGTGCTCCTGTTCCAGGTGTCCGTCCCCTCATCTCTCCCACCCCAGGATGAAGCAtgaagtgagaaaaataaaagggaagagaaaattgaaaaaaaaaaaagaaaaagaaaaagaaaaggatcagaaaataaaaggaattgtTCAAAAATAATTCAGGAGCATGCTCAGGCACAGAGTGGGATTGTtgaggtgtcctgtgcagggcaggagttgggctggatgatcctggTGGATCCTTTCCAACACAGGATATTCCATGAGATGGTTTTACAGTTTACATCAGCAATATCACCTTGTCCTGCCCCCCGGGGGACAGAGCCTGCCTGGGCCAGGACACCACAGCAAACTGGACAAACCTGGTGCAGCTCCCAGTTCAGGCTCCAGGGAGCCAAGGAGGAAACTTCTTGTCCCATGGGGGCTTTGCCAAAGTGCCCCAGGAAAGCCCCCAACTGCTGAGGCTccctgggagccactgggaacccccccgccccctcccaTCACCTGGCCCTGCTCCCATGTCCCATCCCTTGGAAAACCCTGGAGAGCCCAAGCCTGTCACAAGTCCCTGGtgtgggcaggacagggcacagGTGGGACAGGAGGGCTGGAGACTCCATTTGACATCTGAGGGAACCAAGACATGGAGACAGAGGCAACACCTTGCCCGAGGTCGAGGAGATCTTAACCAGCTTCACCAGGGTGTGGTGGGTGACAGAGCCCCCTGAATGGCCAAGGAGGTGCAGTCACAGAACaacagaatgggttgggtgcAAGGGAccagccccacccctgccatgggcagggacacctcccaccatcccagctggatccaagccccagtgtccagcctggccttgggcactgccagggatccaggggcagccccagctgctctggcaattccagcccagcccctccttcccaattccttcccaacatcccagcccaagctcccctttcccactgggaagccattccctggctcctggccctccatgccttggtcccagtccctctgcagctctcctggagcccctttaggccctgcaaggggctcgcagctctccctggctccttcccttctccagggcaacattcccagctctcccagcctttcacATATTCCACTTGATAAAAGGACAGGTCCGCTGGGACAAACGGGAAGCTCAACGAGTCATCAGAAACACTCAGCAGCTTTCACGCCCAGCTGATGATTTTAATGGATTTGTAAATGATGGGGCAGGGGAGAAAGATCCAGGAGAAAAGCTGCACTTGAGGACCCGGTCCCTGGAAATCCCAACAATTCAGAGAGGCTGAGCAGAGGATTCGTGGCCATCTGCTGCCATCTAGTGCCACCTGGACACCCAAACCGCCTCCCTGAGCCATGAACTCGAGCCCTGCCAGTCCCACGGACCGCGGGTCACGTCTTAcatctgtggctgccccaggagGGACACACCCACCCGCACAGCCCGGGACCACCCTGGGTTCCGCAAAGCCGGCAGAGACCGTCGGGCCTCACCCCGAATCACCAGGGTCTGTCCCCTGTCCGAGCAGGGatccatccagcctggagctcagggacggggagctgggctgggctaaACGGGCCGCTCCCATCCCTGCCGCTCCCGTCCCCGCCGCTCCCGTCCCCGCCGCTCCCgtccccgccgctcccggccctGCCGCTCCCGGCCCTGCCGCTCCCGGCCCTGCCGCTCCCATCCCCGCCGCTCCCGTCTCTGCCGCTCCCGTCCCTGCCGCTCCCGTCTCTCCCGCTCCCATCCCCGCCGCTCCCATCCCCGCCGCTCCCGTCCCTGCCGCTCCCGTCCCTGCCGCTCCCGTCTCTCCCGCTCCCGTCCCTGCCGCTCCCATCCCCGCCGCTCCCGTCTCTGCCGCTCCCATCCCCGCCGCTCCCGTCTCTGCCGCTCCCATCCCCGCCGCTCCCATCCCCGCCGCTCCCATCCCCGCCGCTCCCGTCTCTGCCGCTCCCATCCCCGCCGCTCCCATCCCTGCCGCTCCCGTCTCTCCCGCTCCCATCCCCGCCGCTCCCGTCCCTGCCGCTCCCGTCTCTCCCGCTCCCGTCCCTGCCGCTCCCATCCCCGCCGCTCCCGTCTCTGCCGCTCCCATCCCCGCCGCTCCCGTCTCTCCCACTCCCGGCCCTGCCGCTCCCTCTGCCcgggaaaagggatgggagggctCATCCCGCACCCAGAAGGGCCAGTCTGcccccagggcagccctgggtgTGCAGGGACATCCCGGGAAGGGAGAGGGCCTTGGGAACGGTGCAGGGATCTCGAGCACTGAtggtgctgctgagcagagcccggctCAGCCCCGCTCTGCCGCAGCCCTGAGACACAAATGGGGTTctgccagctcctccccagcctgaGGAGCTCAGCCTGAGCCCCCAGATGTGTGACCCGGTCCAGCACTGTGGAGGGGGAacttcccagccctccctccaCACCAGGAGCCAGTGAAGGGACTGTGAGGCCAGGATGGTGCCACTGATGGGCAAGAGCCCAGGGACACTGCCCCAGCTCAGTGGGATCAGTCAGTCCCTTGTCCCTCAGGGCTTGTGGCCACAGGACTGTCACCCCTCACTGTGTCATTAAGCTGAATGGTCTGATCCTTGAGAGAAGTTTTTTCCAACCACTTCATCACTGCAGGGACTTCTCCAAACCCTCTCCAGCTGTTTAACCCCCTGCTAACCCCCGCactgggcaggagaagggaggacATCCACAGGGGGCAGGgctccctctccagcagctccatagGCTCTTCCTCAAGTCTGACCATGTCAGAAGTCCTTGGGAGATCCCTAAAAAAAATGCGGCTTTGGGAATGTTTAGGGATCAGTTCATTCATCCTGTCCTGGAGCTCAGCTTTGGGAATGTTTAGGGATCAGCTCATTCATCCTGTCCTGGAGCTCAGCTTTGGGAATGTTTAGGGATCAGTTCATTCATCCTGTCCTGGAACTCAGCTTTGGGAATGTTTAGGGATCAGTTCATTCATCCTGTCCTGGAACTCAGCTTTGGGAATGTTTAGGGATCAGTTCATTCATCCTGTCCTGGAACTCAGCTTTGGGAATGTTTAGGGATCAGTTCATTCATCCTGTCCTGGAGCTCACCTGAGGATGATCTcaagaggtcccttccaacctcagtgacACTGGGGTTTTCTGACTTGTTATCAGAGTAAGAGGGGATGCTGGATCCTTGATCCCAGCTGGATATCCACGAACCAAGAAAGATACAGAGGTACcaggaatcccagaatcccagaattgtTTAGCTTGGAAAAGCCCTTCAAGGTAaccgagtccaagctgtgcccaattcccaccttgtcaccagcccagagctctgagtgctgcctccaggccttccttggccacctccaggggtggggagtccaaacctccctggccagcccctgccaaggcctgactgccctttccatggagaaattcctgctgaagaTGCTTCAGGGAAGACCCAGGTGCGAGACCAACAACTTCAAAACAAAGCCCGAGTGTAAGGACAGCTTGGGTTAAGGTGGCCTCACCCACAACCTGCAATCACCTGTTCTGTGACACTGGGGACAGTGGAACACCAGAGCAACTTCCATCATGGCTGGACACATCCCAAAAGGATTTGTCCCAGGTCAGATGGGATCTATGCCAGTGTAGCTGACAGACCTCACACAGCTGGATCCCAGGTTTAAGAGACCCCTGGGACCTGTTTGCGCTGGTGTGGTCAGAGACCTGGAGATCCCCTAAAGGTTCTAAAGGttcaggggacagggagcaaGAAAAGAGCCAGAGGAGCCAGAGGACTTTACAAAGTCTTTGTTGTCATTTCAGACCCTGATCGAGCCGCAGGTCAAGTCACAGGAAAATGGCACAAACTGTGCAGGTCAACAGCACCTTGGACGGAGGGTTGGGAAGCCCTTCCAAGAGTCCCTTTGTCAAACCTCACAACAGCCCTGTGAGGTAGGAAACGCCCCCGACACGGggactgaggcacagagaaatGCAGCGGCTTGGCCAAGGCCTCGGACAAGCCAATGACATGGGCAGGAGTTTTCCTGCTCTTGTGCTCGGCTTGTGGCTCCTTCCCCTTGGACAGCAgagtgggagcagctcccggaGCCACTGCTGGGCttggcccaggagcagggaacaggCAACGTTGTGAGGGCTCCCGAGCCCCTCAAAAGCaccctgggaagcagctgccacCGGCACTTGGGGCATTCAAACATTCCCAGACAGTTTCTCCTTCCAGGTGACCCCAGGATCGTCACCGCTTTTCCTTGTGCAGTCGGACAGGAGGTCAGGAGGAGCCTGAGAACTTGGATCCTTCATGGAAAtgtcccagcactgcacagcccagTCCAAACTGGGCACCACGTTTCTGTCATGGCAAACGTCTCCCTGAGACGATGCCCAGCATGGATGGAGCTGCAGTGGCAGTGGCTGGGGGCTCACCAggcctggaggagaaggaggaggtaGCTACAAGGACATCACACTGTCACCAGCATCTTCCATTGGTGGGGATGGTCACTTCCCCCGGGTcaccccttcccagcccatgTGCAATGTCAAGAGGAACTAAAGCTGGGAGGGAAATTGGCCAGaaagcagtgccaggagctgtggtgggaTTTCGGTCATGGAAACCCCACCGCAACCACCCCCTGGTTCAGCCATGGTTCCGATGTCCCCTCTGCACCCCCACCACTACAGTTTGTGTGCTGAATACAAATTCTGTCTCACAAAAATAGTCCTCTGGTATGAAAAGGGTTACTAAAACGAGAAGAACAGGAGAGCCCTGTGGCCACAGCAGTGCAAATCAGGAGAGCCAGCTCAGGAAGGGTGGGTCAGGTGTCCTGGGATTGTCACTTCtttgaggagaaggaggtggaTTGGACTTTGATGGCTGGGACTGGCCTGGagcaagaggaaagagaaaggagacaaCTGGTTTGAGTGCAGACACCAGACATCCATCAGCTCCACCACCACTGTCCCCAGCTCAGGAATTCCTCATGGATAAGGCCCCCAAGTCTGGCTGTCAGGAGCGGATCCCTTGAGGCTCCACTGCCCCACATCCAGAGGATTCAGCAGTGCAgaagagctgggagcaggagtgaCCTTGTAAAGGACTTGGACTTTATCTCCCAACTCCAAACTGGAAAACCCACATCCTCCATTCCCAGGGACACAGGTGCCCCAGCCCTTGCTGGGTGCCCAGAGGAACCATGTCCTGCTCATCCAGGAGCCCCTGGGAAGGTGGATTGATCCCCAGTCCCCCATTTCCCAGCCCAGTGCTTACCCAGAGGCCACCCCACCATGAGGGTCTCTAAATGTCCTCTACTCACCTTTGAGGTGGCATCGGTCTGCAGGGAGGAAAGATGAGAGAGCATCAGCGTCCATCCCTTCACCCCTTCatcccccagcagagccccagcagctcctgcccagctctgggctgggaggcCACGGGCACTCCCAAGGGTGGCACCTCCCTTATCCCAGCACCTTTCGCCACCCAGCCTTGGCCAGACCTGTGGGGTCCTTCCAGGTGGAGCCATGGCTGCAGCCCTTTGGGATGTCCCACCCATGAGACCCCAGTGCCTCCACCAGCTGGACCCCAGCAGTGGGGGACACCCAGCTCCTCCCCCACTCACTTTAGCGGCCTCGTGGGGTGGCTCGAGCCACTCGTCCTCGACACCTTGAAGTTGGTAGGAGGGACCATGACCAGCAGGGTCTGTCCAtgtgcaggaggcagctccttGGCCAGGAGGGGACTCCCCGGCAGCGGCCGGCATGGGGCTTGGTGCTTGGGGACCACCTGGGATCACAAAGGGCACGGGGAGAGACAAAATCCTGAGAGGAACATCCAGGGACCTCCTACAAACCTCctccccctgcagagctgcttcaaAGCACAGAACACCCAAAAAACCTTAAAACGTCCTCAGATCTAACGGGCTTCCTTCAATGCTAGAACAGGTTCAGCCCTCAGGGTGCTGTGACAGCTCCTCAACAGAGCCCAGCCCAAACCCAGCCAaagcccagggcagccccatGAGTCTGGaaggggagcagagccaggcagcgATGCTCACCTGCGGGGTCCTCACGGGGCTGCAGGGAAGAGGTTTCTTCGGAGGTGGGAGCTTGGCCTGGGAGACGCCGGCTTTGGTGGGGACCAGGGGTGATTTACTGACTGGGGGAGGGGGCCTGGCAGGTTTGGGGTCTCTGGGGCGGGGAGGGATGGAATGAGGAGCGGGGCGAAGAGGGTGGACGACGTTGATGGGCTGAGAGCCGGGCTGGGCAGCGCCAGATTTGGGGAGGAACGCGGTCCGTGGGCCGGGCtgcaaggagaaaagcagaactgTGGGGAACATCCTTGGGTTCAGTTTTCCTGGGTGCTGAAGAACAGATGTCCCCTTGaggcctggggagctgcaggaggagcactGGAACCACTTTCTGGGACCACCATCCCACCCAAAAGCTGAGTATGTTCAGTGGTGAACCTGGCAGTGTTgatggttggatttgatgatcttagatAAGGACATTAGAGGGCATTTCCAACCTTCCTGACCCTGTGAGTCTGTGTTTGCTCCTCACTAACCCCATGAGAACACACAGGGATGAGACAGGTGCTGGAGATACAGAGCAGGGTCAGCTCTGTGAATCCACACCAGATTTCCAGCAGATGGGAGACAtcaccagctctgccctgctcccagacAC is from Corvus moneduloides isolate bCorMon1 chromosome 5, bCorMon1.pri, whole genome shotgun sequence and encodes:
- the LOC116444049 gene encoding octapeptide-repeat protein T2-like, whose amino-acid sequence is MSPPIPFPGQRERQGREWERRERRGWERQRRERRGWERQGRERERRERQGRERRGWERERRERQGWERRGWERQRRERRGWERRGWERRGWERQRRERRGWERQRRERRGWERQGRERERRERQGRERQGRERRGWERRGWERERRERQGRERQRRERRGWERQGRERQGRERQGRERRGRERRGRERRGRERQGWERPV